A window from Candidatus Neomarinimicrobiota bacterium encodes these proteins:
- a CDS encoding YbaB/EbfC family nucleoid-associated protein, which produces MITKGNFQNLLKQAKHIQEKLEAAQAELEKLEIEAQAGGGMVTARVNGKQELLSIKIDPEVLKEDMEMVEDLVVAAVNQAMKNAGEESQRRLSSVSSGVTGSLGDLKIPGT; this is translated from the coding sequence ATGATAACGAAAGGCAATTTCCAAAACTTGTTGAAACAGGCGAAACATATTCAGGAGAAATTAGAGGCGGCTCAGGCGGAACTGGAGAAGCTGGAGATTGAAGCTCAGGCGGGAGGTGGGATGGTGACGGCGAGAGTGAACGGGAAACAGGAACTACTCTCTATCAAGATCGACCCTGAGGTTCTGAAAGAGGATATGGAGATGGTGGAAGATCTGGTGGTGGCCGCTGTCAATCAAGCAATGAAAAACGCGGGGGAGGAGTCACAGAGACGATTGTCTTCCGTTTCCAGTGGCGTCACAGGATCCCTTGGAGACTTGAAGATCCCCGGAACGTGA
- the dnaX gene encoding DNA polymerase III subunit gamma/tau gives MAYQVLARKYRPEKFQGIIGQEHVTQTLLNAFAQDRVAHAYLFAGPRGIGKTTTARVLAKALNCLKNDDGNPCDKCRNCEEIATSRSMDVLEIDGASNRGIDEIRNLRELVKYPPINAEFKIFIIDEVHMLTTAAFNALLKTLEEPPPHVKFIFATTEPNKVPATILSRCQRHDFHRLAVDDLLKGMRQVLESEKVSIDDRTEKLVANMADGSMRDALSLLDQIIAYCGSDIVFEQASSLLGIIPGTLFFGITDAIKARDRKSLLRHMQSVHSEGYSLANFLSGLNRHFLNFLICKADSAGEVLETTEEMLERYVSESKEWKGKDILRYMDQVTETESKLKIVQQPRIFVETMMLKLLEMDSSVTISDIITKLSVRPSAQEQSAEDSEQPGLFEQSSSKGAEQTSTEETEKDGGKADGGVSDSEVKKSEDDPSSEPLETIRKRWDDIISKVSENGTSLGTFLSQGFPAELKGKRLTVSFPKKYKFHIDVLKKKVRMIESTVEEIVDETLRIEFVVEEAPEETHPVAKRMLELFGGEIVEQDRK, from the coding sequence ATGGCGTACCAGGTACTAGCGAGAAAATATCGGCCGGAAAAATTCCAGGGTATTATCGGTCAAGAACACGTGACCCAAACACTCCTGAACGCTTTTGCCCAGGACCGCGTAGCTCATGCCTATCTGTTCGCCGGTCCCAGGGGGATCGGCAAGACAACCACGGCACGTGTACTCGCCAAGGCTTTGAATTGTCTGAAAAATGACGACGGAAATCCGTGTGATAAATGCCGGAACTGTGAGGAAATCGCCACCTCAAGAAGTATGGATGTGCTGGAAATCGACGGTGCTTCCAACAGGGGAATCGATGAAATCCGGAATTTGAGAGAGCTGGTCAAGTATCCGCCTATCAATGCAGAGTTCAAGATTTTCATTATCGATGAGGTTCATATGCTAACGACAGCGGCCTTCAATGCTCTTCTCAAAACGTTGGAAGAACCTCCTCCACACGTGAAATTCATTTTTGCCACTACGGAACCGAACAAAGTCCCGGCTACAATCCTCTCAAGGTGCCAAAGGCACGATTTCCATCGGTTGGCGGTGGATGATCTTCTGAAGGGCATGCGGCAGGTATTGGAAAGTGAAAAAGTTTCTATTGACGATAGGACTGAAAAGCTTGTGGCGAATATGGCCGACGGCAGTATGCGGGATGCCTTAAGTCTTCTAGATCAGATCATTGCATATTGTGGCAGCGACATTGTTTTTGAACAGGCATCGTCCCTCCTGGGGATTATCCCGGGAACACTTTTCTTCGGCATAACGGACGCGATCAAGGCCAGGGATCGAAAGAGTCTTCTGCGTCACATGCAAAGCGTTCATTCGGAGGGATATTCACTCGCCAATTTCCTATCTGGTCTGAATCGGCATTTTCTCAATTTCTTGATTTGCAAGGCAGACTCTGCGGGAGAGGTACTTGAAACCACGGAGGAGATGCTTGAACGTTACGTGAGTGAGAGCAAGGAGTGGAAAGGGAAAGATATTCTCCGGTATATGGATCAGGTGACGGAGACGGAATCTAAACTCAAAATTGTCCAGCAGCCCAGAATCTTTGTTGAGACGATGATGCTGAAATTATTGGAAATGGATTCATCGGTAACCATAAGTGACATAATAACGAAATTATCGGTCAGGCCCTCTGCTCAAGAACAATCGGCGGAAGATTCGGAACAACCTGGACTCTTTGAGCAGTCCTCATCAAAAGGAGCCGAGCAAACCTCCACCGAGGAGACGGAAAAGGATGGAGGGAAGGCGGATGGGGGAGTGTCCGATTCGGAAGTGAAGAAAAGTGAGGACGATCCATCCTCTGAACCGCTCGAAACGATACGGAAGAGATGGGATGACATCATCTCAAAGGTTTCAGAGAATGGAACTTCCCTGGGCACATTCTTGAGCCAGGGATTCCCTGCCGAATTGAAGGGAAAACGATTGACAGTCTCGTTTCCCAAAAAGTACAAGTTTCACATTGACGTGCTAAAAAAGAAAGTGCGGATGATTGAATCGACCGTGGAAGAAATTGTCGATGAAACATTGAGAATTGAATTTGTGGTGGAAGAAGCACCTGAGGAAACCCATCCCGTGGCAAAGCGCATGCTGGAATTGTTCGGAGGAGAGATCGTCGAACAGGACCGTAAGTGA